In a single window of the Streptomyces sp. NBC_00285 genome:
- a CDS encoding stage V sporulation protein S, producing MQTQSDAVSEKEFRVKSTTPPPELGSAIAHAIKAGHQVVLKAVGAGAINQSVKAIPIAQSFVSSFGTSLTEEITFFRSKSPEGELLGIAIRVMGS from the coding sequence GTGCAGACTCAGTCCGATGCTGTCTCCGAGAAGGAGTTCCGCGTCAAGTCGACAACGCCTCCGCCCGAACTCGGCTCCGCCATCGCCCACGCCATCAAGGCCGGCCATCAAGTCGTCCTGAAAGCCGTGGGCGCCGGTGCCATCAACCAGTCGGTGAAGGCAATTCCCATCGCCCAGAGCTTCGTCTCCTCGTTCGGAACGAGCCTCACCGAAGAGATCACCTTCTTCCGCAGCAAGTCCCCGGAAGGGGAACTCCTCGGCATCGCGATCCGCGTCATGGGCTCGTGA
- a CDS encoding DNA polymerase: protein MHQLVTTTDQLHDVIEYFEARDGFAFDVETSGPHRGVPAVNEVTWLSLSTDGACSVIPLGHPNGYNLLRKATRRKNKQTGEWEHLPALFDEPPKQLRPSQVFGALENLFFSDRTKVAHNAPFDLLSVAKYFPDRGFPPPPYGDTIVAAWMLNENRLIGLKALDRERYNLDYDHDDTGKCVEKHPFGQVQEYAWLDGRTTWLQWKDMRPKITAEGLEDMWALEMDVLHCLLHMGKGVPVDISALKELRTRLRGEMEHAEAEVYRAAGKVFNINSTPQKQKILYEEQGLKPRKLTKKGAPSTDAEALEPYKGRNDFVSALLGYQDVSKILSTYVEGYLGNPEEDKPTQIFNGRIHPMLKQYGTVTGRFSCSTPNVQNWPRAETVWGKAIRDLVDPIPGFKLLVADYAQIEQRILAHFAGKGALWQGFWDNIDAHTATASAVFGVAPEDVTKQMRQVAKAIAFAINYGAGPQKVADMSHTSLRRAKQILSTHEKQFPEVYAYKRKLLRTVRSRRPDPYLRTLLGRKRRLPDLLSYDNGRRAKAERQVVNSHIQGSNADMTKLALTRLHKNLLPDMQILLTVHDEIAAMCPADIAEEGAKVLHEAMAGEGMQLLSVPVTTDVKICDRWSEAK, encoded by the coding sequence GTGCACCAGCTCGTCACCACGACCGACCAACTCCATGACGTCATCGAGTACTTCGAGGCGCGCGACGGGTTCGCATTCGACGTCGAAACCTCTGGGCCGCACCGGGGCGTGCCGGCCGTCAACGAAGTCACCTGGCTTTCCCTGTCCACCGACGGCGCATGCTCGGTCATTCCGCTCGGCCACCCCAACGGCTACAACCTCCTGCGGAAAGCCACACGCAGGAAAAACAAGCAGACCGGCGAGTGGGAGCACCTCCCGGCGCTGTTCGACGAGCCCCCCAAGCAGCTTCGCCCCAGCCAGGTCTTCGGCGCGCTGGAGAACCTCTTCTTCTCCGACCGCACCAAGGTCGCCCACAACGCCCCTTTCGACCTGTTGAGCGTCGCCAAGTACTTCCCGGACCGTGGATTTCCGCCCCCGCCCTATGGGGACACCATCGTCGCCGCGTGGATGCTCAACGAGAACAGGCTCATCGGGCTCAAGGCTCTCGACCGCGAGCGGTACAACCTCGACTACGACCACGACGACACCGGAAAGTGCGTCGAGAAACACCCCTTCGGCCAGGTCCAGGAGTACGCGTGGCTCGACGGCCGCACCACCTGGCTCCAGTGGAAGGACATGCGGCCGAAGATCACGGCCGAGGGCCTGGAGGACATGTGGGCCCTGGAGATGGACGTCTTGCACTGTCTGCTCCACATGGGCAAGGGCGTCCCCGTCGACATCAGCGCCCTCAAGGAACTGCGCACCCGCCTGCGCGGCGAGATGGAGCACGCCGAAGCCGAGGTCTACAGGGCCGCCGGCAAGGTTTTCAACATCAACTCCACACCGCAAAAGCAGAAGATCCTCTATGAGGAGCAGGGTCTCAAGCCTCGGAAGCTGACCAAGAAAGGCGCCCCGTCCACGGACGCCGAAGCCCTGGAACCCTACAAAGGCCGCAACGATTTCGTCAGCGCCCTTCTCGGCTACCAGGACGTCAGCAAAATTCTCTCCACCTACGTGGAGGGGTACTTGGGAAATCCGGAAGAGGATAAGCCCACCCAGATCTTCAACGGTCGCATCCACCCCATGCTCAAACAATACGGGACCGTTACCGGCCGCTTCTCATGCTCAACCCCCAATGTGCAGAACTGGCCGAGGGCCGAAACGGTGTGGGGAAAAGCCATCCGTGACCTGGTCGACCCGATCCCGGGCTTCAAGCTCCTCGTCGCGGACTACGCCCAGATCGAGCAGCGCATTTTGGCGCACTTCGCAGGCAAGGGCGCTTTGTGGCAAGGGTTTTGGGACAACATCGACGCCCACACGGCCACCGCGAGCGCGGTCTTCGGTGTCGCCCCCGAGGACGTCACTAAGCAAATGCGCCAGGTCGCCAAAGCTATTGCCTTCGCGATCAATTACGGCGCAGGACCCCAAAAGGTGGCGGACATGTCGCACACCTCGCTGCGCCGCGCCAAGCAAATCCTCTCGACCCACGAGAAGCAGTTCCCGGAGGTCTACGCCTACAAGCGCAAGCTCCTGCGAACGGTCCGCTCTCGTCGGCCGGATCCGTACCTGCGTACCCTCCTCGGCCGCAAGCGGCGCCTGCCCGACCTGCTCAGCTACGACAACGGCCGCCGCGCCAAGGCCGAACGGCAGGTCGTCAACAGCCACATCCAGGGCTCCAACGCCGACATGACCAAGCTCGCCTTGACACGCCTCCACAAAAATCTGCTGCCGGACATGCAGATCCTCCTCACCGTGCACGACGAAATCGCCGCGATGTGCCCGGCCGATATCGCCGAAGAAGGCGCCAAGGTTCTGCACGAGGCAATGGCCGGCGAAGGAATGCAGCTCCTCTCCGTACCCGTCACCACGGACGTAAAAATCTGTGATCGCTGGTCTGAAGCGAAATAA
- a CDS encoding WhiB family transcriptional regulator — protein MGIRAVVNAPNWSETHHRGEAKCRDGSLTPTRNRDVFFEDEALALDICNGTYDGRICPRRTECLRVAMFNKENFGIWGGMTAKDRLDMRMRNPGMPERWIWHAPGEPEPPSNEETQWPAAS, from the coding sequence ATGGGAATTCGCGCCGTCGTCAACGCACCCAACTGGAGCGAGACACACCACCGGGGGGAGGCGAAATGCCGTGACGGTTCCCTCACCCCGACCCGCAATCGCGACGTGTTCTTCGAGGACGAAGCCCTCGCCCTCGACATCTGCAACGGAACCTACGACGGCCGGATCTGCCCCCGCCGTACGGAATGCCTCCGCGTCGCCATGTTCAACAAGGAGAACTTCGGCATCTGGGGCGGCATGACCGCCAAGGACCGCCTGGATATGCGCATGCGCAACCCCGGAATGCCCGAGCGCTGGATATGGCACGCCCCGGGAGAACCAGAACCGCCGAGCAACGAGGAGACCCAGTGGCCAGCCGCGTCGTAA